From a region of the Oscillatoria sp. FACHB-1407 genome:
- a CDS encoding ribonuclease H-like domain-containing protein, with amino-acid sequence MESDAFQLCDRDLSQDLLELYLQSDEVAVDTETMGLLPQRDRLCLVQLCDPQGHVTVVRIAQGQTSAPYLQQLLEHQQLLKVFHFARFDLATLQYHLGIEVSPVFCTKIASKLARTYSPKHGLKELVLELEQIELDKTAQSSDWGNSANLSVDQLRYASGDVRYLLSVRQKLTDMLKREQRWELAEQCFACLPTFVALDLLQYQGIFEH; translated from the coding sequence ATGGAATCTGACGCCTTTCAATTGTGCGATCGCGACCTTTCGCAAGACCTCTTAGAGCTTTATCTGCAATCCGACGAAGTGGCAGTTGACACCGAAACGATGGGGTTACTGCCTCAGCGCGATCGCCTTTGTTTGGTGCAACTCTGTGATCCCCAGGGGCATGTAACGGTGGTTCGCATTGCTCAGGGACAAACCTCTGCCCCCTATCTGCAACAATTACTGGAACATCAGCAATTGCTCAAGGTATTTCATTTTGCGCGATTTGATCTGGCAACCTTGCAATATCACCTGGGTATTGAGGTCAGCCCTGTTTTTTGCACAAAAATTGCCAGCAAACTCGCTCGCACCTACAGCCCTAAACATGGCTTAAAGGAATTAGTGCTAGAGCTAGAGCAAATTGAACTTGATAAAACTGCCCAAAGCTCAGATTGGGGAAATTCTGCCAACTTGTCGGTCGATCAACTCCGCTATGCAAGCGGTGATGTGCGCTATTTGCTATCCGTGCGGCAAAAACTCACCGATATGCTCAAGCGAGAACAACGGTGGGAACTTGCAGAACAATGTTTTGCCTGCTTACCGACTTTTGTTGCGCTGGATCTGCTGCAATATCAGGGCATTTTTGAGCACTAG
- a CDS encoding efflux RND transporter periplasmic adaptor subunit — protein MTPPEPSNKLPDGSPSNATIKTTNDSDIAIPYRPSPKQGRPWLTALMVLLVLLGLGFGWQWWRSRSAGQAGGPPGAAQAQAAPVELETLQTGNVEEASEFVGTLESRNSVELSPEIDGRVSRIFVDPGDRVAAGQPLVELSADQRQAEYASVLASVNSARAIRANATSELQALQAERLANVAEVELQNAEYQRISALVSEGAFAQQQLDTVQRDRNTAIAQLNAIDRRIQASRANLAEAEAALAEAQANAAASNAQLQDTVISAPFAGTVGDIPVKLGDYVQAGDQVTSVTQSQELELEIAVPLERGSDLRNGQRVELLDVQGNPIGTGQLSFIAPQVNSAAQSILVKANFANPNGRLLAGQFVRARVIWSETSGILVPTAAISRLGGQTFVFVAERSQPQPGQPAEGQPQLIARQREVKLGDLQGNSYHVLEGLQPGEQIVTSGVLNLADGIPIMPMSDAPPAAPQPQ, from the coding sequence ATGACACCTCCTGAACCGTCTAACAAATTACCTGACGGCAGTCCGTCTAACGCTACTATCAAGACGACTAACGATTCTGATATCGCGATTCCCTATCGCCCCTCCCCTAAGCAAGGTCGTCCCTGGCTCACCGCACTCATGGTGCTCCTGGTTCTTCTGGGTTTAGGGTTTGGATGGCAATGGTGGCGCAGTCGATCGGCAGGTCAAGCAGGCGGCCCTCCCGGAGCAGCACAGGCGCAAGCGGCTCCTGTTGAGTTAGAGACATTGCAAACTGGCAATGTAGAAGAAGCGTCAGAGTTTGTCGGCACTTTAGAGTCTCGTAACTCAGTGGAACTTAGCCCAGAGATTGATGGGCGAGTCAGCCGCATTTTTGTCGATCCGGGCGATCGCGTTGCAGCAGGTCAACCCCTCGTGGAATTGAGTGCCGACCAACGACAAGCCGAATATGCCAGTGTGCTTGCCAGTGTGAATTCGGCGCGTGCCATTCGAGCAAACGCTACCTCTGAGTTGCAGGCGTTGCAAGCCGAACGTCTGGCGAATGTAGCAGAGGTGGAACTGCAAAATGCAGAATATCAACGTATTTCTGCTCTGGTATCAGAAGGGGCGTTTGCTCAACAACAATTAGATACCGTGCAGCGCGATCGCAACACTGCCATTGCCCAGTTGAATGCAATCGATCGTCGAATTCAAGCCTCTCGCGCCAATTTAGCAGAAGCAGAAGCAGCCCTGGCTGAGGCACAGGCAAATGCTGCCGCCTCCAACGCTCAACTCCAAGACACGGTGATTAGCGCACCGTTTGCAGGCACGGTGGGAGACATTCCGGTTAAGCTGGGCGACTATGTGCAAGCGGGTGATCAGGTCACGAGTGTGACTCAGAGCCAGGAGTTAGAGCTAGAAATCGCAGTTCCTCTGGAGCGTGGCTCCGATCTGCGGAATGGACAACGGGTTGAGTTGCTCGATGTCCAGGGCAACCCCATTGGTACAGGGCAACTCAGCTTTATCGCGCCTCAAGTGAATAGTGCAGCGCAGAGCATTTTGGTGAAAGCCAACTTTGCCAACCCCAATGGACGATTGCTGGCAGGGCAATTTGTACGAGCTCGTGTGATCTGGAGTGAAACCTCCGGTATTTTGGTTCCGACAGCGGCAATTTCCCGCTTAGGGGGGCAGACCTTTGTGTTTGTGGCAGAGCGATCGCAACCCCAACCAGGACAACCAGCCGAGGGGCAACCCCAACTCATCGCTCGTCAGCGTGAGGTTAAGCTGGGTGACTTGCAGGGCAATAGCTATCACGTTTTAGAAGGACTGCAACCCGGAGAACAAATCGTCACCTCTGGTGTATTAAATCTGGCAGATGGAATCCCCATCATGCCAATGTCAGATGCACCTCCAGCCGCACCTCAACCCCAATAG
- a CDS encoding efflux RND transporter permease subunit — MFANFFIKRPVFATVCALIILLLGAISIPTLPIAQFPEISPPQVTVNAIYTGADAEAVESSVTSILEREINGVQGLRYMTSSSSNSGTSTITVTFDASRDIDIAAVDVQNRISVAEPQLPESVQRTGITVNKESSNFLMAIGLYAENDQYDPIFLSNYADLYILDALRRIRGVGDVIIFGERQYAMRLWIDPTKLASRNLTPQDVVNAINAQNLQVGVGRIGQQPSPDEQLYQVDLRAVSRLTDPAEFENLVLRTEDDGTLIKFGDVGRVELGAEDYNSFLRFRGSEAVGLGITQLPGSNALDVARSVKQELERLQNDFPPGLQYQIAFDTTSFVEASLEELLITLITAIALVVVILFIFLQDWRNTLIPALTIPAALVGTFIFVKAFGFSLNSLTLFGLTLSTGVVVDDAIVVVEDISKKIQDQGLSPRRAAFEAMQELASAVVATSLVLIAVFVPVAFFPGTTGSLYRQFALTIAFAITVSTFLALTLTPALCALLLRRGQGVQSGPLRWFFDRFNQAFEAVRRRYERILNFVVRIRAFVIGLFVVSLGLTALLYLNVPTGFLPEEDQGYFITIVQAPEGVSLNYTDQVMQKIEQELIALPESLGVFAVGGFSLGSGNIANSGAIFTTLRPWSERRGPGQSVQAIIGQLFGKFSTITEARVFPVNPPPIQGLGNFGGFTFQLQDRRGTGDINQLVQAMGQLLGQANQTEGLQAVFSTYAASTPQLLVEVNRDAAEALQVSVEDVFNTLQTSIGSEYVNDFTLGQRNYRVYVQADEQFRSKPEDVGQLYVRSATDQMIPLSNLVTLTPRTGAQTINHYNLFRSIEINGGPAPGYSSGDAINAMEQVAGQVLPAGYGYEWSGTALEEVESGGQAPLIFVFGIIFVFLVLAAQYENYFDPLIILLAVPLAVLGALGAQSLRGLINDVYCQIGLVMLIGLASKNSILIVEFANQLKSTGLSTTKAVVEAAQDRLRPILMTALSSIAGFLPLMFATGAGAGSRQSLGTTVTGGLLVSTFLSLFIVPVLYIAVISVRDRLRKQFGSNEEPQLDEEY; from the coding sequence ATGTTTGCCAATTTCTTTATCAAGCGTCCTGTCTTTGCTACAGTTTGCGCTTTGATTATTTTGCTTTTGGGTGCCATTAGCATTCCGACACTGCCAATCGCCCAATTTCCTGAAATCTCCCCCCCTCAGGTGACGGTGAATGCGATCTACACTGGGGCGGATGCTGAAGCCGTTGAGAGTAGCGTCACCAGCATCTTAGAACGTGAGATTAATGGTGTGCAGGGTTTGCGCTACATGACCTCTAGTAGCAGTAATAGTGGCACCAGCACCATTACGGTTACCTTTGATGCATCCCGTGACATTGACATTGCGGCGGTGGATGTGCAGAACCGCATCTCGGTTGCCGAGCCGCAACTGCCCGAGAGCGTTCAACGAACTGGGATTACGGTGAACAAGGAGTCCAGTAACTTCTTGATGGCGATCGGGCTGTATGCCGAGAATGACCAATACGACCCGATCTTCTTGAGCAATTATGCCGATCTCTATATCTTGGATGCTCTCCGACGCATTCGTGGGGTAGGCGACGTTATTATTTTTGGCGAACGCCAATACGCCATGCGGCTGTGGATTGACCCAACCAAATTGGCAAGCCGCAATCTGACACCCCAGGATGTCGTCAATGCGATCAATGCTCAAAATTTGCAGGTTGGGGTCGGGCGAATTGGGCAACAGCCTTCTCCAGATGAACAGCTCTATCAGGTGGATTTGCGGGCGGTTAGCCGCCTCACTGACCCGGCTGAGTTTGAAAATTTGGTGCTGCGAACGGAAGATGACGGTACTCTGATTAAATTCGGAGACGTGGGAAGAGTTGAGTTAGGGGCAGAAGACTATAACTCGTTCTTGCGATTTAGAGGGAGTGAAGCGGTTGGTTTAGGGATTACTCAACTTCCGGGTAGTAATGCATTAGATGTGGCTCGCTCGGTTAAGCAGGAGTTAGAAAGGCTGCAAAATGATTTTCCTCCAGGGTTGCAATACCAGATTGCCTTTGATACGACCTCGTTTGTTGAGGCATCACTCGAAGAACTGTTGATCACGCTAATTACGGCGATCGCCCTGGTGGTCGTGATCCTCTTCATCTTCTTGCAAGACTGGCGAAATACGCTAATTCCGGCTCTAACAATTCCTGCGGCTTTGGTTGGTACTTTTATCTTTGTAAAAGCCTTTGGCTTTAGCCTCAATAGCTTGACCCTATTTGGTTTAACGCTATCAACCGGGGTCGTTGTGGATGACGCGATCGTTGTCGTGGAGGATATCAGTAAAAAGATTCAAGATCAGGGCTTAAGCCCACGACGAGCCGCATTCGAGGCAATGCAAGAATTGGCTAGTGCGGTAGTTGCGACCTCGCTGGTTTTGATAGCGGTGTTTGTACCAGTGGCATTTTTTCCGGGTACAACCGGGTCGCTCTACCGCCAGTTTGCTTTGACGATCGCCTTTGCAATCACGGTTTCCACGTTTCTGGCATTGACGCTAACTCCGGCATTGTGTGCATTGCTGCTGCGTCGGGGTCAGGGAGTTCAAAGTGGACCGTTGCGGTGGTTTTTTGATCGCTTTAACCAGGCGTTTGAAGCCGTTCGTCGGCGATATGAGCGCATACTCAATTTCGTGGTTCGCATCCGAGCTTTTGTGATTGGGCTATTTGTCGTTTCACTGGGGCTAACAGCACTGCTGTATCTCAACGTGCCGACGGGGTTTTTACCTGAAGAAGACCAGGGCTACTTTATTACCATCGTGCAGGCTCCTGAAGGGGTTTCCCTCAACTACACCGATCAGGTGATGCAGAAGATTGAGCAGGAGTTGATCGCTCTACCCGAATCTTTGGGGGTTTTTGCGGTAGGTGGATTTAGCCTCGGCAGTGGCAACATTGCCAATAGTGGAGCCATTTTCACGACCTTAAGACCGTGGTCAGAGCGCAGAGGACCAGGGCAATCGGTTCAAGCCATTATTGGTCAACTATTTGGTAAGTTTTCGACCATCACCGAAGCCAGGGTCTTTCCTGTAAACCCACCCCCAATTCAGGGCTTGGGTAACTTTGGAGGCTTTACCTTCCAGTTGCAAGATCGCCGTGGCACTGGAGATATTAATCAACTCGTGCAGGCAATGGGGCAACTGCTGGGACAGGCAAATCAGACCGAGGGGTTACAGGCTGTCTTCAGCACCTACGCCGCTAGCACACCACAACTGCTAGTTGAGGTCAATCGCGATGCAGCAGAGGCGTTACAAGTCTCAGTCGAAGATGTGTTCAACACCTTGCAAACCTCGATTGGTTCCGAGTATGTGAACGATTTCACATTAGGACAACGCAACTATCGCGTGTATGTCCAGGCGGATGAGCAGTTTCGCTCTAAGCCAGAGGATGTTGGACAGTTGTATGTCCGCTCAGCAACCGATCAAATGATTCCGCTGAGCAATTTGGTAACGTTGACCCCTCGAACAGGGGCGCAGACCATTAACCACTACAACCTGTTCCGCTCGATTGAGATTAATGGTGGTCCGGCTCCGGGCTATAGCTCTGGAGATGCCATCAACGCGATGGAGCAAGTTGCCGGACAGGTTCTTCCTGCTGGATATGGCTATGAGTGGTCAGGCACAGCTCTGGAAGAAGTTGAATCAGGAGGGCAAGCCCCGCTGATCTTCGTCTTTGGGATCATCTTTGTATTTCTGGTATTGGCAGCCCAGTACGAGAATTATTTTGACCCTCTCATTATTCTTTTAGCGGTGCCACTGGCGGTCTTAGGGGCATTGGGGGCACAATCGCTCCGAGGCTTAATCAACGATGTTTACTGTCAAATTGGTTTAGTGATGCTGATTGGTTTGGCTAGTAAAAACTCGATTTTGATTGTGGAGTTTGCCAACCAACTGAAATCAACTGGACTGTCAACCACTAAAGCCGTCGTCGAAGCCGCCCAAGATCGACTACGACCCATCCTTATGACGGCACTCTCCTCGATCGCGGGCTTCCTACCGCTGATGTTTGCCACAGGTGCAGGAGCTGGAAGCCGTCAATCCTTAGGTACGACCGTTACAGGAGGATTGTTAGTTTCTACTTTCCTGAGCTTGTTTATCGTGCCTGTACTCTACATCGCCGTCATCTCCGTGCGCGATCGCCTTCGCAAACAGTTTGGCTCTAATGAAGAACCACAACTGGATGAGGAGTATTAG
- the pyk gene encoding pyruvate kinase gives MKLPSHRTKIVATIGPASSSIEVIRQLIQAGMAVARLNFSHGSYDDHAKTVKLLRQASDELDTPIALLQDLQGPKVRVGQLSDGAIALEDGAQLELVPLEHYTGQANTVPIDYPYLAEEAEVGSRILLDDGLLEFRIEAIAAPGVTCQVIRGGMLKSRKGVNLPNLDLRLPSLTDKDRQDLEFGLAQGVDWVALSFVRRAEDVKALRALLAEKGATNMPVLAKIEKPQAVAQFEAIASECDGIMVARGDLGVEVNPEKVPLIQKRLIRICNQRGIPVITATQMLESMIKNPRPTRAEASDVANAILDGTDAVMLSGESAVGDFPVRAVEMMARIAIEVESALEIPNLPPIEDDETHAMSEAINIVDKILNLQCIAAFTTTGYTARLVAAERPRAPIVAFTPNAAVYHRLNLIWGVTPFLLEQSVASVEDLVRQVEHGLKQRELATSGDRILVLGGSPIQAERGTNFLKIHRLD, from the coding sequence ATGAAACTGCCCTCACACCGCACTAAGATCGTTGCTACGATTGGACCTGCTAGCAGTTCGATTGAAGTAATTCGGCAGTTGATTCAAGCAGGCATGGCCGTGGCGCGGCTCAACTTCTCTCACGGCAGCTATGACGACCATGCGAAAACAGTTAAACTCTTGCGGCAAGCCTCTGATGAATTAGACACTCCGATCGCCCTGTTGCAAGATCTCCAGGGACCGAAGGTGCGGGTGGGGCAGTTATCCGATGGGGCGATCGCTCTAGAGGATGGAGCACAGCTAGAACTCGTTCCGTTGGAACACTACACAGGACAAGCCAACACTGTTCCCATCGACTACCCCTACTTAGCCGAGGAAGCCGAAGTGGGTTCCCGCATCTTGCTGGATGATGGCTTGCTAGAGTTTCGCATTGAGGCGATCGCGGCTCCTGGTGTCACCTGTCAGGTGATTCGGGGAGGGATGCTCAAAAGCCGCAAAGGGGTGAACTTGCCCAACCTGGATTTGCGATTGCCATCACTCACGGACAAAGACCGCCAGGATTTAGAGTTTGGCTTGGCACAAGGTGTCGATTGGGTTGCGCTCAGTTTTGTGCGCCGCGCAGAGGATGTTAAAGCCCTGCGGGCACTATTGGCGGAAAAGGGGGCCACCAATATGCCTGTTTTAGCCAAGATTGAAAAACCTCAGGCGGTTGCTCAGTTTGAGGCGATCGCCAGCGAGTGCGACGGCATCATGGTGGCGCGGGGCGACCTGGGGGTTGAGGTCAATCCAGAGAAAGTGCCCCTGATCCAAAAACGGCTGATTCGCATCTGCAATCAACGGGGCATTCCGGTGATTACCGCAACGCAGATGTTAGAGAGCATGATCAAAAATCCCCGTCCAACCCGTGCAGAAGCCAGCGACGTCGCGAACGCCATTCTCGATGGCACAGATGCCGTGATGTTGTCGGGAGAGTCGGCAGTGGGGGATTTTCCGGTGCGGGCTGTGGAGATGATGGCTCGGATTGCGATCGAGGTGGAATCCGCACTAGAGATCCCTAACCTGCCGCCAATTGAGGATGACGAAACTCATGCTATGAGTGAAGCCATCAACATTGTGGACAAGATCCTCAATTTGCAGTGTATTGCAGCGTTTACTACCACTGGCTATACGGCTCGACTGGTTGCGGCGGAGCGTCCTCGTGCTCCGATTGTGGCGTTTACTCCAAATGCGGCAGTCTATCATCGGTTGAACTTGATCTGGGGGGTAACTCCATTTTTGTTAGAGCAATCGGTTGCGTCAGTGGAGGATCTGGTGCGTCAGGTCGAACATGGGCTGAAACAGCGAGAACTGGCAACTTCGGGCGATCGCATTCTAGTTCTGGGAGGCAGCCCAATTCAGGCAGAACGGGGCACCAACTTTCTCAAAATTCATCGATTAGATTAA
- a CDS encoding hybrid sensor histidine kinase/response regulator encodes MMTKILVIEDQESLREEIIELLGLEQFQVIGAADGRTGLELAQSKHPDLILCDVTMPELDGHEVLSALRQNSLTATIPFIFLTARTDKTDLRQGMQLGADDYLTKPFTRTELLAAIAAQLRKQEAIIRKTQQTIDTLRNNITLSLPHELHTPLSAIISLSELLIEDCDKQPVSETREMLEMIRGSAEQLYGLTQNFLLQAELELIATDSNRIAALRRSKTNHLIRAIAETAESIAQQADRIADLQIHLQDASVAIAEKHLQKIAQEIVDNAFKFSRPGSVVTITTDLKADEFWLVICDRGRGMTPEQVANVGTYMQFERFLHEQQGSGLGLALTKRLAELYGGSLLIESVPNQQTTVRVQLPRAM; translated from the coding sequence ATGATGACCAAGATTTTAGTGATTGAAGATCAAGAATCTCTACGGGAAGAAATTATTGAATTGCTTGGTCTAGAACAGTTTCAAGTTATAGGGGCCGCTGATGGTCGAACAGGATTAGAGTTAGCCCAGAGTAAACACCCTGACCTCATTTTGTGTGATGTCACGATGCCTGAATTAGATGGGCATGAAGTGCTCTCGGCGTTGCGACAAAACTCCCTGACAGCGACCATTCCTTTTATTTTTTTGACGGCTCGCACCGATAAGACAGACCTGCGACAGGGGATGCAACTGGGAGCGGATGACTATCTCACCAAGCCCTTTACCCGGACAGAGTTATTGGCAGCGATCGCGGCTCAGTTACGGAAGCAGGAAGCTATCATTCGCAAAACTCAGCAAACCATTGATACGTTGCGAAACAACATTACACTGTCGTTGCCGCATGAATTGCACACCCCTCTGTCTGCCATTATCAGCCTGTCTGAGTTGCTGATCGAAGACTGCGACAAACAACCCGTGTCTGAAACCCGCGAAATGTTGGAGATGATTCGAGGGTCGGCTGAGCAACTGTATGGCTTAACGCAAAACTTTTTGTTGCAGGCTGAGTTAGAACTAATTGCCACCGATTCAAACCGCATTGCCGCATTGCGACGAAGCAAAACCAACCATCTCATTCGGGCGATCGCTGAAACCGCAGAATCGATCGCTCAACAGGCAGACCGTATAGCGGATTTGCAGATTCATTTGCAGGATGCTAGCGTGGCGATCGCTGAAAAGCACCTGCAAAAGATTGCTCAGGAAATTGTTGATAATGCCTTTAAGTTTTCTCGACCGGGCTCGGTTGTTACGATCACGACTGACCTCAAAGCTGATGAGTTTTGGCTTGTGATTTGCGATCGCGGACGGGGTATGACTCCAGAACAAGTTGCGAATGTTGGGACTTATATGCAATTTGAGCGTTTCCTGCACGAACAGCAAGGCTCTGGATTGGGGTTGGCGTTGACAAAACGTCTAGCTGAGCTATACGGCGGAAGTTTGCTCATTGAGAGTGTTCCTAACCAGCAAACCACGGTGCGAGTTCAGTTGCCCAGGGCAATGTGA
- a CDS encoding DUF790 family protein, with protein MLPTELLIYRQAGEEVTPRRLPLNERNRAIAQDVIALFQQAQGKTQGELNQHLQALEGEETDYRIKRGLAHLLRANFSTFEVVSPLEPQQLRERVFAIAAQTVPLPQTATTTLETVAQQLSEELGQEILPSQLQSGLYADLVENRILTQFETPTPDTLLHRYNLSQVQGIFYKANHIQITAHRNDPGEYKLLFRYLKLFGLMAYIEGDADHGFTITIDGPASLFKPSTRYGLDIAKLIPALLHVTKWSLKAELLIRDQYSNTTKTRYFSLNSDCGLVSHYPPGKPYDSMIESSFVDRWTALNSDWKLEREVDLLPIPGSVMIPDFRLVHPDGRSFLLEIVGYWRPEYLRKKFSQVRQCDRDNLILAVSERLNLEKAGIKISDTPARVIWFKEKLLPKSVLAVLDEG; from the coding sequence ATGTTGCCGACCGAGTTATTGATATATCGGCAAGCAGGGGAAGAAGTTACCCCCAGGCGGTTGCCACTTAACGAACGAAATCGGGCGATCGCTCAGGATGTGATTGCTCTGTTTCAACAGGCTCAGGGGAAGACCCAGGGGGAGCTAAATCAACACCTCCAGGCATTAGAGGGGGAGGAAACTGACTATCGGATCAAGCGTGGCTTAGCTCATTTGTTGCGAGCAAACTTCAGCACCTTTGAAGTGGTCAGTCCCCTGGAGCCTCAACAATTGCGAGAGAGAGTTTTTGCGATCGCCGCTCAAACCGTTCCCCTTCCTCAGACCGCTACCACAACGTTGGAAACGGTTGCCCAGCAATTAAGTGAGGAGTTAGGACAAGAGATCCTTCCATCTCAACTCCAGAGCGGACTCTACGCTGACCTGGTTGAAAACCGCATTCTTACCCAGTTTGAAACACCCACTCCAGATACACTACTGCACCGCTACAATCTATCCCAGGTTCAGGGAATTTTCTATAAAGCTAATCATATTCAGATCACAGCCCACCGCAATGATCCAGGGGAATACAAACTACTCTTTCGCTATCTCAAATTATTTGGTTTGATGGCGTACATCGAAGGGGACGCGGATCATGGCTTTACTATCACGATCGACGGACCTGCCAGTTTATTCAAACCCAGTACTCGCTACGGGCTGGACATCGCCAAACTGATCCCCGCCTTGTTGCATGTCACCAAGTGGAGCCTCAAAGCCGAACTCCTGATTCGGGATCAGTACAGCAATACAACCAAAACACGCTACTTTAGCCTGAATTCAGACTGTGGGTTAGTTAGCCATTACCCACCCGGCAAACCCTACGACAGCATGATTGAGTCATCGTTTGTCGATCGCTGGACGGCGTTAAACTCTGACTGGAAGTTAGAACGAGAGGTTGATCTGCTGCCGATTCCAGGTAGCGTCATGATCCCCGACTTTCGGCTGGTTCACCCCGATGGACGCAGCTTTTTGTTAGAGATCGTGGGCTATTGGCGACCAGAGTATTTGCGTAAAAAGTTTTCTCAAGTGCGCCAGTGCGATCGCGATAATTTAATCCTTGCCGTTTCAGAGCGACTCAACTTAGAGAAAGCCGGAATCAAAATCAGCGACACTCCAGCGCGAGTCATCTGGTTTAAGGAAAAACTTCTCCCCAAGTCAGTCCTGGCGGTCTTAGATGAAGGATGA